One segment of Yersinia kristensenii DNA contains the following:
- a CDS encoding sugar ABC transporter substrate-binding protein, whose amino-acid sequence MKLKKIIITSLAICMLPLSTYAKDLKIGVSMAYFDDNFLTILRQSMQNKMKEEGNVSGQFEDAKGDIAQQIQQVENFVSQGVDAIILNPVDTQGVKPMIKLAEQAKIPLVFVNRRPEITLPAGMAYVGSDSELAGRLQMEELAKLMGGKGNVVILMGELSSEATRDRTRGVEKVAAQYPDIHIIDKQTAKFFRKEAVDVTTDWVLSGQQIDAIASNNDEMAIGAILALKQAKKKGVVIGGIDGTPDALEFIKKGDLNISIFQDAKGQGVGAVDTAIKLASGQKVESSVMIPYQLITKDNYQDFANKNK is encoded by the coding sequence ATGAAGCTGAAAAAAATCATTATTACCTCACTCGCTATCTGTATGTTGCCACTGAGCACCTATGCTAAAGACCTTAAAATTGGTGTTTCCATGGCTTACTTCGATGACAATTTCCTGACAATATTGCGTCAGTCCATGCAAAATAAAATGAAAGAAGAGGGTAATGTTTCTGGACAGTTTGAAGATGCAAAAGGAGATATTGCTCAACAAATTCAGCAAGTAGAAAATTTTGTTAGCCAAGGTGTTGATGCCATTATCCTAAACCCGGTTGACACTCAGGGCGTGAAGCCCATGATTAAATTAGCCGAGCAAGCCAAAATTCCATTAGTTTTTGTGAATCGTCGCCCGGAGATAACTTTGCCGGCAGGTATGGCCTATGTGGGTTCGGACTCTGAACTTGCAGGGCGCCTACAGATGGAAGAACTTGCAAAACTGATGGGGGGAAAGGGTAACGTTGTGATTCTTATGGGCGAACTCTCAAGTGAGGCAACTCGCGATAGAACACGCGGTGTTGAGAAAGTCGCTGCTCAGTACCCAGATATTCATATTATTGATAAACAAACTGCGAAATTCTTCCGTAAAGAGGCCGTTGATGTCACGACTGATTGGGTCCTCTCCGGGCAGCAAATAGATGCGATTGCTTCGAATAACGATGAAATGGCCATCGGCGCTATTCTTGCCTTAAAACAAGCGAAGAAAAAAGGTGTTGTGATCGGTGGGATTGATGGTACGCCGGACGCTCTTGAGTTTATTAAGAAAGGCGACCTCAATATAAGTATTTTCCAGGATGCTAAAGGGCAAGGAGTTGGAGCGGTGGATACTGCGATTAAATTAGCATCTGGTCAGAAAGTTGAAAGTAGCGTAATGATCCCTTATCAACTCATTACCAAAGATAATTATCAAGATTTCGCGAATAAAAATAAATAG
- a CDS encoding sugar ABC transporter ATP-binding protein: protein MYPYILEAEGISKQFPGVKALNKVGIKIKSGSVHALMGENGAGKSTLMKCLIGIYHPDEGSIKVRGETVSFKDTLDALHAGIAMIHQELNLVPHMTVAENIWLGREPVHYGLVNHDLLNSKTRDLLQYLNIKLKPTMMVGELNIASQQMVEIAKAVSYDADVLIMDEPTSALTEGEVFHLFTIIKELKEQGKGIIYISHKMDEVFEITDEVSIFRDGMFVATDKTENLTKQSLITMMVGRELTHMFPKFNNNIGEEVLRVNALRREGLFHDISFSVKRGEILGVAGLVGAGRSEVMESLFGMHPADGGEIFIEGLPVHISSPSKAIEHGLAFLTEDRKKSGLFLVLSVVENMSIVNISEYINKRGFVSHGQMAQDCMEQIKKLNIKTPTMDQIINNLSGGNQQKVLIARWLLAQPKILILDEPTRGIDVGAKSEIYRLISELANRGVAVILVSSELPEILGMSDRVMVMHGGHITGILDKQDASQEKIMALASE, encoded by the coding sequence ATGTATCCTTACATTCTCGAAGCTGAGGGCATCAGTAAGCAATTTCCTGGCGTCAAGGCACTGAATAAAGTGGGCATTAAAATAAAATCAGGTAGTGTCCATGCATTAATGGGAGAGAATGGTGCTGGAAAGTCTACATTGATGAAGTGTTTGATTGGGATATATCATCCAGATGAAGGCTCGATAAAAGTAAGAGGTGAAACAGTATCTTTTAAGGATACTTTAGATGCACTCCATGCAGGGATTGCAATGATCCATCAAGAGCTAAATTTAGTCCCACATATGACAGTTGCAGAAAATATCTGGCTAGGAAGAGAGCCTGTTCACTATGGATTAGTTAATCACGACTTGCTGAACAGTAAAACACGAGATTTATTGCAGTATCTTAATATAAAATTAAAACCCACCATGATGGTTGGCGAATTAAATATTGCCAGTCAACAGATGGTCGAAATAGCTAAGGCCGTCTCGTATGATGCTGATGTGTTAATTATGGATGAACCAACATCAGCCTTAACAGAAGGTGAGGTATTCCATCTTTTTACGATCATTAAAGAGTTAAAAGAACAAGGTAAAGGTATTATTTATATTAGCCATAAAATGGATGAGGTTTTTGAAATTACAGATGAAGTTAGTATTTTTCGTGATGGCATGTTTGTTGCCACGGATAAGACTGAAAACCTAACAAAACAATCACTAATTACCATGATGGTGGGGCGTGAACTGACTCATATGTTCCCAAAATTTAATAATAATATCGGTGAAGAAGTATTAAGAGTCAATGCATTACGGCGTGAGGGATTATTCCATGATATTTCATTTTCTGTGAAACGAGGTGAAATACTGGGGGTTGCGGGTTTGGTCGGAGCTGGCCGCAGTGAAGTGATGGAAAGCCTGTTTGGCATGCATCCAGCAGATGGCGGCGAAATTTTTATTGAGGGATTACCTGTCCATATTAGTTCACCATCAAAAGCGATTGAGCATGGATTAGCTTTTTTGACTGAAGACCGTAAAAAATCAGGATTATTTCTCGTGCTGTCAGTCGTCGAAAATATGAGTATTGTGAATATTTCAGAGTATATTAATAAAAGAGGCTTTGTTAGTCATGGGCAAATGGCGCAAGACTGCATGGAGCAGATTAAAAAATTAAATATCAAAACCCCAACCATGGATCAAATAATTAATAACCTGAGTGGAGGAAATCAGCAAAAAGTTTTAATTGCACGTTGGTTATTAGCTCAGCCTAAAATACTTATTCTTGATGAACCCACTCGTGGTATTGATGTCGGTGCAAAATCAGAAATTTATCGTTTAATTAGTGAATTAGCGAATCGTGGTGTTGCTGTTATTTTGGTTTCTTCAGAATTGCCTGAAATTCTCGGTATGAGTGATAGAGTCATGGTCATGCATGGGGGCCATATTACGGGAATATTAGATAAGCAAGATGCCAGCCAAGAGAAAATAATGGCGCTGGCCTCTGAATAA
- a CDS encoding ABC transporter permease, producing the protein MNNVKIDKALTVSSIKEHSFMVGLKEKLPKDTGIFIVMVGIALIFELLGWFIRDQSFLLNPNRLLLIILQVAIIGIIAVGVTQVIITTGIDLSSGSLIALTAVVAASLAQTSDSISPMYPHLLDLPAAIPITAGIGVGIICGFINGFLITRTGIPPFIATLGMMVSARGLAQYYTKGNPVSFLSDDFTAIGQGAMPVIIFLVIAVIFHIALKHTRYGKYVYAIGGNMISAKVSGINVNKYLVLVYTIAGGLAGLAGVVLAARVSSGQSSMGQSYELDAIAAAVIGGSSLMGGVGRITGTVIGAVILGLIKSGFTFIGVDSYIQDIIKGIIIVSAVAIDMHRNRKKR; encoded by the coding sequence ATGAATAATGTAAAAATTGACAAAGCACTGACGGTTAGCTCAATAAAAGAACATTCTTTCATGGTCGGACTAAAAGAAAAGCTACCTAAAGATACGGGTATTTTTATTGTTATGGTTGGTATTGCATTGATTTTTGAGCTTCTCGGTTGGTTTATTCGCGACCAATCATTTTTATTGAATCCTAATCGATTATTACTAATTATCTTGCAGGTGGCAATTATTGGTATTATTGCAGTGGGGGTAACTCAAGTCATTATCACTACCGGTATTGACCTCTCCTCAGGCTCTTTAATTGCATTAACTGCTGTAGTCGCCGCCAGTCTGGCACAAACATCAGACAGTATTTCCCCCATGTATCCACACTTATTAGATTTACCTGCGGCTATTCCTATTACCGCAGGGATCGGGGTTGGAATAATATGCGGTTTTATTAATGGTTTTTTGATTACCCGCACGGGGATCCCGCCATTTATTGCAACATTGGGAATGATGGTTTCTGCCCGGGGGCTTGCCCAATATTATACCAAAGGCAATCCGGTGAGTTTTCTCTCTGATGATTTTACGGCTATCGGGCAAGGTGCGATGCCGGTCATTATTTTCTTGGTTATTGCCGTTATCTTTCATATTGCTCTGAAACATACCCGCTACGGTAAGTACGTGTATGCCATTGGTGGGAATATGATTTCCGCAAAAGTTTCAGGTATTAATGTTAATAAATATCTGGTGCTGGTTTATACCATCGCAGGAGGATTGGCAGGTCTTGCGGGAGTTGTTCTGGCGGCTCGAGTGAGTAGTGGGCAATCGAGCATGGGTCAGTCGTATGAGCTGGATGCCATCGCCGCCGCAGTGATTGGCGGTAGTAGTCTAATGGGGGGGGTGGGGCGTATTACCGGCACCGTCATTGGCGCGGTGATTTTGGGCCTGATCAAAAGTGGCTTTACTTTTATTGGTGTAGATTCATACATTCAAGACATTATTAAAGGGATCATTATTGTTAGTGCTGTGGCTATCGATATGCATCGCAATCGCAAAAAACGCTAG
- the zinT gene encoding metal-binding protein ZinT, with protein sequence MLRKLTHLSIITLSVCISLTSFNSFAHGKHSHGHQQSESARKANEGVFTDKEVKDRLLSDWDGVWQSINPYLLKGDLDPVLIDKAKKNKNKTVEEYRKYYKKGYATDITMIGIENNTIDFHTPEAVNSCQYRYSGFKIMHYESGKKGVRYLYECQDTHSKAPKYVQFSDHIIEPQKSHHFHIYMGNESQEKLLKEMDNWPTFYPITLDKDDIVHELLHH encoded by the coding sequence ATGCTCAGAAAATTGACCCATCTATCCATCATTACACTCAGTGTTTGCATATCATTGACCAGTTTTAATTCATTTGCGCACGGTAAACATAGCCACGGACATCAACAATCGGAATCTGCACGTAAAGCAAATGAGGGTGTTTTTACAGATAAAGAAGTTAAAGACAGACTGCTCAGTGATTGGGATGGAGTCTGGCAATCTATTAATCCATATCTATTGAAGGGAGATTTAGATCCAGTCTTGATCGATAAAGCGAAAAAGAATAAAAACAAAACAGTTGAGGAATACAGAAAATATTATAAAAAGGGCTACGCTACAGATATCACCATGATTGGTATTGAAAATAATACTATTGATTTCCATACCCCTGAAGCGGTGAACTCCTGCCAATACCGCTACTCCGGCTTTAAAATCATGCACTATGAATCGGGTAAGAAGGGGGTGCGTTATTTATATGAATGCCAAGATACCCACTCTAAAGCACCTAAGTATGTCCAATTTAGTGACCACATTATTGAACCGCAAAAATCCCATCACTTCCATATTTACATGGGTAACGAGTCACAAGAAAAACTGCTTAAAGAAATGGATAACTGGCCGACTTTTTACCCGATAACTTTAGATAAAGATGATATTGTCCACGAGCTGTTGCATCACTAA
- a CDS encoding RpiB/LacA/LacB family sugar-phosphate isomerase: MKIALMMENSQATKNAIILKELNAVASEKAYPVYNVGMSDENDHHLTYIHLGIMASILLNSKAVDFVVTGCGTGQGAMMSLNIHPGVVCGYCIDPADAFLFAQINNGNALSLPYAKGFGWGAELNVRYIFEKAFTGVKGEGYPLDRKEPQVRNAGILNQVKAAVVKENYLDTLRAIDPELVKTAVSGERFQQCFFDNCQVEEIKAFVKKILA; this comes from the coding sequence ATGAAAATTGCACTGATGATGGAAAACAGTCAGGCAACTAAAAACGCGATAATCCTGAAAGAGCTAAACGCCGTAGCTTCGGAAAAAGCGTACCCGGTATACAACGTAGGTATGAGTGATGAAAATGACCATCATCTGACTTATATCCATCTGGGAATTATGGCTAGCATTCTGCTTAACTCTAAAGCCGTCGATTTCGTGGTAACGGGTTGTGGCACCGGTCAGGGTGCAATGATGTCATTGAATATTCACCCTGGTGTTGTGTGCGGCTATTGCATAGATCCAGCAGATGCTTTCCTGTTTGCTCAGATTAACAACGGGAATGCGCTGTCACTGCCATACGCCAAAGGTTTTGGCTGGGGTGCTGAACTGAATGTGCGTTACATCTTTGAGAAAGCGTTTACCGGAGTGAAAGGCGAAGGCTACCCACTGGACCGTAAAGAGCCGCAAGTGCGTAACGCAGGTATCTTGAACCAAGTGAAAGCGGCGGTAGTGAAAGAAAACTATCTGGATACACTGCGCGCTATCGACCCAGAATTGGTGAAAACAGCGGTTAGCGGCGAACGCTTCCAGCAGTGCTTCTTCGACAACTGTCAGGTTGAAGAAATCAAAGCATTTGTGAAGAAAATTCTGGCGTAA
- the actS gene encoding amidase activator ActS, translating to MRLWPRLALYAMVILLLGGCSNKSNRDYAKLPKGSYNDKSYTVKKGDTLYFIAWISDSEVSDLARINKLKPPYRLEVGQKLQLDSSTSSGRLTSNKRKSSNTALAKSTPPPGASRCWRWPTSGQVISKYSTADGGNKGIDIAGKRGQPVYASAKGRVVYVGNQLRGYGNLIMIKHGEDFITAYAHNDTMLVNNAQDVKAGQKIATMGSSGTDTLMLHFQIRYRATALDPLRYLPPPGTPPKC from the coding sequence ATACGGTTGTGGCCACGGTTGGCGTTATATGCAATGGTTATCTTGCTATTAGGTGGGTGCTCAAACAAATCAAATCGTGACTATGCCAAGCTACCCAAAGGCAGTTACAACGACAAATCCTATACCGTCAAAAAGGGCGATACTCTCTATTTTATTGCCTGGATCAGTGACAGTGAAGTCAGTGATCTTGCCCGTATCAACAAACTAAAACCCCCTTATCGGTTGGAAGTTGGGCAAAAACTGCAACTTGATAGCTCGACTTCATCTGGCCGTTTGACATCAAATAAACGGAAATCATCGAATACTGCACTGGCTAAATCAACGCCACCGCCCGGAGCAAGCCGTTGCTGGCGTTGGCCTACCAGCGGCCAAGTTATATCCAAGTATTCCACTGCCGATGGCGGCAACAAGGGGATCGATATTGCGGGTAAACGCGGGCAACCAGTTTATGCATCAGCCAAAGGGCGTGTGGTGTACGTCGGGAATCAACTGCGTGGTTATGGCAATCTCATCATGATTAAGCACGGGGAAGATTTCATCACCGCTTACGCCCATAACGACACCATGCTGGTCAATAATGCTCAGGACGTGAAAGCCGGGCAGAAAATAGCCACCATGGGAAGCTCTGGAACAGATACCCTGATGCTGCATTTTCAGATTCGCTACCGGGCAACTGCACTGGACCCACTGCGTTATCTACCACCGCCAGGAACACCGCCTAAGTGCTAG
- a CDS encoding MmcQ/YjbR family DNA-binding protein, whose translation MLAATQCRTIKPKQKLTWHRGWPSPTFAAGFQIIKFLASHQPLKFNHNSEVTMLLLFKNKKAVSQRLLNYGFTECGNDYHYSTRLLDGQFAMVITVSKLEHVSATLTDTGSNEEYVLHLVPGSCGAFVGRVRAEYGKVLSDIAQKCFESYIFKSEHAQAVIQYIRSKYGDELEFLWAKFPTNAIWRRADNAKWYGALLLIPKNKLGVDDSALCDVLNLRASPENVAEIIDNTRYFRAYHMNKKHWLSLCLDGSLSLEELYLRIDHSYALAAKK comes from the coding sequence ATGCTCGCTGCTACCCAATGCCGTACGATCAAACCTAAACAAAAGCTTACCTGGCACCGTGGATGGCCGTCCCCCACTTTTGCAGCAGGCTTTCAGATTATTAAGTTTCTGGCGAGTCATCAGCCATTAAAATTCAATCACAACAGCGAGGTTACTATGCTTCTGTTGTTCAAAAATAAAAAAGCGGTTTCACAACGCCTGCTCAATTACGGTTTTACCGAGTGTGGGAATGATTATCACTACAGTACTCGTCTGTTAGACGGCCAGTTTGCAATGGTCATAACAGTTTCTAAGCTTGAACACGTTTCAGCAACGTTGACTGATACTGGCTCTAACGAGGAATATGTACTCCATCTTGTGCCGGGAAGTTGTGGGGCTTTTGTCGGCCGCGTGCGGGCAGAATATGGAAAGGTATTGTCTGATATTGCCCAAAAGTGCTTTGAGTCGTACATCTTTAAAAGTGAGCACGCGCAAGCCGTTATTCAATATATCCGTTCAAAATACGGCGATGAGTTAGAATTTTTGTGGGCAAAATTCCCCACTAACGCCATCTGGCGGCGGGCGGATAACGCCAAATGGTACGGTGCATTGTTGCTTATTCCCAAAAATAAATTAGGAGTGGATGACTCTGCTCTCTGTGATGTACTTAACCTCCGGGCCAGCCCTGAAAATGTCGCTGAAATCATTGATAACACGCGATATTTTCGTGCTTATCATATGAATAAAAAACACTGGCTTTCACTTTGTTTAGACGGCTCGCTTTCTCTTGAGGAGCTTTATTTGCGTATTGACCACAGCTACGCACTTGCCGCTAAAAAATAG
- the ychF gene encoding redox-regulated ATPase YchF, whose protein sequence is MGFKCGIVGLPNVGKSTLFNALTQAGIEAANFPFCTIEPNTGVVPMPDPRLDQLAEIVKPQRILPTTMEFVDIAGLVKGASKGEGLGNQFLTNIRETEAIGHVVRCFENDNIIHVAGKVDPVDDIDTINTELALSDLETCERAIHRVQKKAKGGDKDAKAELEALEKCLPHLENAGMLRALNLTAEDKAAIRYLSFLTLKPTMYIANVNEDGFENNPYLDQVRAIAAGEGSVVVAVCAAVESDIAELEDEDRAEFMAELGIEEPGLNRVIRAGYELLNLQTYFTAGVKEVRAWTIPVGATAPQAAGKIHTDFEKGFIRAQTIAFDDFITYKGEQGAKEAGKMRSEGKEYIVKDGDVMNFLFNV, encoded by the coding sequence ATGGGATTCAAATGCGGTATTGTGGGCCTGCCTAACGTTGGTAAATCCACCCTGTTCAACGCGTTGACACAAGCGGGTATCGAAGCAGCTAACTTCCCGTTCTGCACCATTGAACCCAATACGGGCGTGGTGCCAATGCCGGACCCGCGTCTGGATCAACTGGCCGAGATTGTTAAACCTCAGCGCATCTTGCCAACGACCATGGAGTTCGTTGATATTGCCGGTCTGGTCAAAGGGGCGTCCAAAGGCGAAGGTCTGGGTAACCAATTCCTGACTAATATTCGTGAAACTGAAGCTATTGGCCATGTGGTACGTTGCTTTGAAAATGACAATATCATCCATGTTGCTGGCAAAGTTGATCCAGTGGATGATATTGACACCATCAATACTGAATTGGCTCTTTCCGATTTGGAAACTTGCGAACGTGCTATTCATCGTGTGCAAAAGAAAGCCAAAGGCGGCGATAAAGACGCTAAAGCTGAACTGGAGGCATTGGAAAAATGTCTGCCACATTTAGAAAATGCAGGCATGCTGCGTGCGTTGAACCTGACAGCAGAAGATAAAGCGGCAATCCGTTATTTGAGCTTCCTGACACTGAAACCTACGATGTACATTGCTAATGTCAATGAAGATGGTTTCGAAAATAACCCCTATTTGGATCAAGTACGGGCTATCGCTGCGGGTGAAGGTTCTGTTGTGGTGGCCGTTTGTGCTGCCGTTGAATCTGATATCGCTGAGCTGGAAGATGAAGACCGTGCTGAATTTATGGCCGAGTTGGGTATTGAAGAGCCTGGTCTGAACCGGGTGATCCGCGCCGGTTATGAACTGTTGAATCTGCAAACCTACTTCACCGCCGGTGTTAAAGAAGTTCGCGCCTGGACCATTCCTGTAGGTGCTACAGCTCCACAAGCCGCAGGGAAAATTCATACCGACTTTGAAAAAGGCTTTATCCGGGCACAAACTATCGCATTTGACGACTTTATTACCTACAAAGGTGAGCAAGGTGCGAAAGAAGCTGGGAAAATGCGCTCAGAAGGTAAAGAATACATCGTAAAAGATGGCGATGTGATGAACTTCCTGTTCAACGTCTAA